Proteins encoded within one genomic window of Candidatus Nezhaarchaeota archaeon:
- a CDS encoding nickel-dependent hydrogenase large subunit, whose product MSRKELVIPLGPYHPAFKEPELFKLYVDGESIVNVDIRLGFQHRGIEYLAQRLTVQQVVFLVERICGICSTSHPICFCQAVEEAMGLEVPDRARYIRTLIAELERIHSHLLWTGVALHLIGYDTLFMYFWRYREPVCELFEELTGNRQHYAMLCPGGVRRDIDLKRMKPKILKVMKEIKEAITKLADAVARDRLVRARMEGIGVLTKQDALKYCVVGPTARGSGLKIDVRADEPYAAYKELGVDVKVMTEGDVLARTLVRVLETLESIEIVERCVDSMPNGPITAEFNEYPVADGIGKHEAPRGEDIHYVKLNGTPVPERVKIRAPTYANLPSLVPQLIGYSIADAPIILGSIDPCFSCTERVSIVDVRDGRIITLSMNEFNEFCRKRKNPLKVR is encoded by the coding sequence ATGTCGAGGAAAGAGCTCGTAATACCGTTAGGACCCTATCACCCAGCATTTAAAGAACCTGAACTCTTCAAGCTCTACGTCGATGGAGAATCCATAGTGAATGTAGACATTAGGCTTGGATTTCAGCATAGAGGTATCGAGTACCTGGCTCAGAGGTTAACGGTCCAACAAGTAGTTTTCTTGGTGGAGAGGATATGTGGGATATGCTCTACCTCACATCCAATATGTTTTTGTCAAGCTGTAGAAGAGGCGATGGGGCTTGAGGTCCCAGATAGAGCTAGGTACATCAGGACTTTGATCGCAGAGCTTGAAAGGATTCATAGCCACTTGCTCTGGACTGGAGTAGCGCTACACCTTATAGGCTACGATACGTTGTTCATGTACTTCTGGAGGTATCGAGAACCGGTATGCGAACTCTTTGAAGAGCTGACAGGTAATAGGCAGCATTACGCTATGCTATGTCCTGGTGGAGTGAGAAGAGATATAGACTTGAAGAGAATGAAGCCTAAAATCCTTAAAGTGATGAAGGAAATAAAGGAGGCAATTACCAAGCTAGCTGATGCTGTAGCCCGCGATAGGCTCGTGAGGGCAAGGATGGAGGGGATAGGTGTTCTAACGAAACAGGATGCCCTTAAATACTGTGTGGTCGGTCCAACAGCTCGAGGATCAGGGCTTAAGATTGATGTGAGGGCTGATGAACCCTATGCAGCCTACAAGGAGTTGGGAGTCGACGTCAAGGTTATGACTGAAGGCGATGTACTGGCTAGGACTCTCGTTAGAGTCCTAGAGACGTTGGAATCCATAGAGATAGTAGAGAGATGCGTCGACTCCATGCCCAATGGTCCCATAACAGCGGAGTTTAATGAGTACCCAGTAGCTGACGGTATAGGAAAGCACGAAGCTCCCAGAGGCGAGGACATACACTACGTCAAGCTCAATGGCACACCAGTCCCTGAGAGGGTCAAAATTAGAGCTCCTACCTACGCTAACCTTCCATCACTGGTCCCTCAGCTCATAGGGTACTCAATAGCCGACGCCCCGATAATATTGGGCTCAATAGATCCCTGCTTTAGCTGCACGGAGAGGGTCTCGATAGTCGATGTTAGGGATGGGAGGATCATAACCCTATCGATGAACGAGTTTAATGAGTTTTGTCGTAAGAGGAAGAATCCGTTGAAGGTGAGGTAA
- a CDS encoding NADH-quinone oxidoreductase subunit C, translating to MSFKAPSNLNELLKLIENELNPISIDVRSSKRIYVDIKKEDIRKAAKLFLDLFEPLRGRLSTATAVDCRDHFELLYHFSFSELGLVLTVRCKVPRYKPEIDSIADLIYGASFIEREIHDLMGIKFLGHPDLRRLLLPDDWPEGVYPLRRYG from the coding sequence ATGAGCTTTAAGGCTCCTTCAAACCTCAACGAACTTTTAAAGCTTATTGAGAACGAGTTAAACCCCATTAGTATTGATGTTAGGAGTAGTAAGAGGATTTATGTGGATATAAAGAAAGAAGATATTAGGAAAGCAGCTAAGCTTTTTCTAGATCTCTTTGAACCTCTTAGAGGTAGGCTTTCGACTGCCACCGCCGTGGATTGTAGAGATCACTTTGAGCTCTTATACCACTTCTCATTTAGTGAGCTTGGACTTGTACTAACCGTGAGATGCAAGGTGCCTAGGTACAAGCCAGAGATCGACTCGATAGCAGACTTAATATATGGAGCAAGCTTCATCGAGAGAGAGATCCACGACCTCATGGGCATAAAGTTCTTGGGGCATCCAGATCTGAGGAGGCTATTATTACCCGATGATTGGCCAGAAGGGGTCTACCCGCTTAGGAGGTATGGGTGA
- a CDS encoding hydrogenase iron-sulfur subunit, with translation MEKVSEFDPVIVAFCCEHCAYAAADLAGTSRMQYPSSVRIVRVPCTGKVDMLYILKAFMLGADGVIVAGCLKGGCHFVDGNLKANARVQFLKKILDLLGFGGDRLDMFFMSSAMTWEFVRIAREFTERIKKLGPNPFFKRSGVDGK, from the coding sequence ATCGAGAAGGTCAGTGAATTCGATCCGGTGATAGTAGCATTTTGCTGTGAGCACTGTGCTTACGCCGCCGCCGATCTTGCGGGAACATCAAGGATGCAGTACCCATCTAGCGTCAGGATAGTGAGGGTGCCATGCACCGGTAAGGTTGACATGCTCTACATACTAAAGGCGTTTATGCTTGGGGCTGACGGGGTCATCGTTGCTGGCTGTTTAAAGGGCGGCTGCCACTTCGTGGATGGTAACCTGAAGGCTAACGCAAGAGTTCAATTCTTGAAAAAGATACTTGATTTACTAGGCTTCGGTGGAGATAGGCTTGACATGTTCTTTATGTCCTCAGCCATGACGTGGGAGTTTGTGAGAATAGCAAGAGAGTTTACGGAGAGAATCAAGAAGTTAGGACCTAATCCATTCTTTAAGAGAAGTGGAGTTGATGGCAAATGA